GTTTTTCAATGTTcgtttctttctctccctttctcgaACAATCTGATCGATGCGCGGAAGGACTGCTGCCAGTGGTtagtgttttcattttttccttaCTTTATTGTTTCGCTTCTCCGCCAGGTCCTGCTTGAGCACGCGTGGTATCTCCAGTTCGTGCAGTGCACTTTCCTCCTTGTCCGCTAGCAGGGCCACGATGCGCCACAGACAGTTGTCCATCAGTGTGCGCACGGGAAAGTGAATGTTCACTTCCTTTCTCGTCAGCCGCCCGGCACTGTTGAAGTTGGTGTACCACGGTTCGGGCAGGTAGACGGGCTGGTGCCGTACGTGCATCCGCTCGCCCGACTGCCGGTCCTTGAACACCCACGGGTGCGTAACGTACGTGTTAACCATGCAGCCCGTCTTCGGTTTGAGCGTCGTGTAGTGGATGAACCGGGAGGAGTAGTTCACCCAGTACACGTCCACCGTCCGCTCGGTGGTGTTGCGAAACAGCAAAAACGACCGCAGCACCGAATGTTCCGATCTCAGGTTTGGGTCATGCTCCATGCTCGCCGCCAGTCCAGGCACGGGTCCGTGGTTTCGCCGATCCCATCAAAGTTGCCAGCCGATCAGTAGAACGACGAAAGCGGACTGTGAGTTGTGTGAGCAGGAGGGTAATCAACAGTGATTGGCATAATTTACTGTCTTTGGCGAA
This is a stretch of genomic DNA from Anopheles merus strain MAF chromosome 2R, AmerM5.1, whole genome shotgun sequence. It encodes these proteins:
- the LOC121590205 gene encoding protein Vhl, with amino-acid sequence MEHDPNLRSEHSVLRSFLLFRNTTERTVDVYWVNYSSRFIHYTTLKPKTGCMVNTYVTHPWVFKDRQSGERMHVRHQPVYLPEPWYTNFNSAGRLTRKEVNIHFPVRTLMDNCLWRIVALLADKEESALHELEIPRVLKQDLAEKRNNKVHHI